A portion of the Mesobacillus sp. AQ2 genome contains these proteins:
- a CDS encoding patatin-like phospholipase family protein: protein MGLREEKALARPKIGLALGSGGARGFAHLGVIKVLRDEDIPIDLIAGSSMGALVASFYGAGLDVERLYKLSRVFKRKYYLDFTVPKMGFIAGKRVKELIRIFTHGKMIEELDIPIGIVATDLMSGEKVVFKEGPVAEAVRASIAIPGIFVPEKLGGRLFVDGGVVDRIPVSVAKEMGADIVIAVDVSSVKINEDVTSIFDVIMQSIDIMQMELVANREVASDVMLRPPVEMFNSKAFTNIEEIIEIGEEEARKHIDKIKQCIGQWKEPQTE from the coding sequence ATGGGTTTGAGGGAGGAAAAAGCTTTGGCAAGACCAAAGATCGGTTTAGCCTTGGGTTCTGGTGGAGCAAGAGGATTTGCCCATCTGGGTGTCATAAAAGTCCTTAGGGACGAAGACATCCCCATTGATTTAATAGCCGGAAGCAGCATGGGGGCGCTTGTTGCATCTTTCTACGGTGCAGGACTGGATGTTGAACGGCTCTATAAACTATCACGTGTATTCAAACGGAAATATTATCTTGATTTTACGGTTCCAAAAATGGGGTTTATCGCCGGGAAAAGAGTGAAAGAGCTCATCAGGATCTTCACTCATGGGAAAATGATTGAGGAACTGGATATCCCAATTGGAATTGTTGCAACAGATCTCATGTCGGGCGAGAAGGTAGTCTTCAAAGAAGGTCCTGTGGCTGAAGCTGTAAGGGCAAGCATCGCGATTCCGGGGATTTTTGTGCCGGAAAAACTCGGGGGCCGATTATTCGTCGATGGCGGGGTCGTTGATCGGATCCCCGTTTCTGTCGCCAAGGAAATGGGTGCCGATATCGTTATCGCCGTTGATGTATCAAGTGTGAAAATCAACGAGGATGTCACCTCTATATTTGATGTCATCATGCAAAGTATCGATATCATGCAGATGGAGCTGGTTGCGAATCGGGAGGTTGCTTCAGATGTGATGCTCCGGCCGCCAGTTGAAATGTTCAATTCAAAAGCATTTACTAATATAGAAGAAATCATTGAGATTGGCGAAGAAGAAGCGAGAAAGCATATCGATAAAATCAAACAATGCATTGGACAATGGAAGGAGCCGCAAACAGAATGA
- a CDS encoding enoyl-CoA hydratase/isomerase family protein, with the protein MDSYIISKEKDGVLLFTINRPGRRNAIDFEVMAGLESAIEMAADQDVKAFAITGAGEQAFCSGGDLSAFHQLKTEEQAYGMLSRMAGILYKLLTLPKPSIAILNGSAVGGGCEIASACDFRIGKQGIKAGFVQANLAITTGWGGGTILLERLPHAALKMLLDARIHNAEELMSLGFLNHIYTKDPIDACLSFMEGSLKKETAVLEAYKSLINKKWEQLSMRERMGAEAAKCAVLWGEEVHHKKVDEFINKKNKNN; encoded by the coding sequence ATGGATTCATACATAATTTCAAAAGAAAAAGACGGAGTGCTGCTTTTTACAATCAACAGGCCTGGCAGGAGAAATGCAATTGATTTTGAGGTAATGGCAGGGCTGGAATCTGCAATTGAAATGGCTGCAGATCAGGATGTTAAAGCATTTGCCATTACGGGGGCTGGCGAGCAGGCTTTCTGTTCGGGAGGAGATTTATCTGCCTTCCATCAATTGAAGACAGAAGAACAGGCATATGGGATGCTTTCGCGCATGGCTGGGATTTTGTATAAGCTGCTGACCTTGCCAAAACCAAGCATTGCGATTCTCAATGGTTCTGCAGTCGGAGGCGGTTGTGAAATAGCATCTGCCTGTGATTTCAGGATTGGAAAGCAAGGGATCAAAGCAGGTTTCGTCCAGGCGAACCTGGCGATCACAACCGGCTGGGGAGGGGGAACAATCCTCCTCGAAAGGCTTCCCCATGCTGCATTGAAAATGCTGCTTGATGCCAGGATCCATAATGCTGAGGAGTTGATGAGCCTTGGTTTCCTGAATCATATTTATACAAAGGATCCTATTGATGCCTGTCTCTCATTCATGGAAGGAAGCTTGAAAAAAGAGACAGCGGTTTTAGAAGCCTATAAATCTTTAATCAATAAAAAATGGGAGCAATTATCAATGAGAGAAAGGATGGGGGCAGAAGCCGCAAAATGTGCTGTACTATGGGGAGAAGAAGTACATCATAAAAAAGTGGACGAATTCATTAACAAAAAAAATAAAAATAATTGA
- a CDS encoding YceD family protein, translating into MKWTISQIQKHRNKDFLIDEFVRMDSIKETDPTIREVSPIHLTGRADISATRVTFHVRIDGHLILPCSRTLVDVKYPIDVETTETFMLNSHDYEADEEVHQVTGDVIDLEPIIREILLVEVPMQVFCDDSAGQEGAPQSGKDWEVIEEQEKSEKLDPRLAGLAKFFEDSKDSSD; encoded by the coding sequence ATGAAATGGACAATAAGTCAGATACAAAAACATCGAAACAAGGACTTTCTGATTGACGAGTTTGTCCGAATGGACTCAATTAAGGAAACAGATCCGACAATCCGCGAGGTATCTCCCATCCATCTAACAGGAAGGGCGGATATCAGTGCCACGAGAGTGACATTCCATGTCCGGATTGATGGTCATCTGATCCTTCCTTGTTCACGGACACTGGTTGATGTAAAATATCCAATTGATGTGGAAACTACTGAAACTTTCATGTTAAACAGCCACGACTATGAGGCTGATGAGGAAGTTCATCAAGTAACAGGCGATGTCATTGATCTTGAACCCATCATCAGGGAGATCTTGCTGGTGGAAGTGCCGATGCAAGTATTCTGTGATGATAGCGCTGGTCAAGAAGGCGCACCCCAGTCAGGTAAGGATTGGGAAGTAATCGAGGAACAGGAGAAATCCGAAAAACTTGATCCCCGGCTTGCCGGACTTGCAAAATTCTTTGAGGACTCTAAGGATTCCTCTGACTAA
- the coaD gene encoding pantetheine-phosphate adenylyltransferase, which translates to MARVAVCPGSFDPITYGHLDIITRAAKVFDELYVVVLNNSSKKPLFSVEERIDLIDQVTKSIPNVKVDSFQGLLVDYAESVNANAIIRGLRAVSDFEYEMQITSMNRVLDDKIETFFIMTNNQYSFLSSSIVKEVAKYGGKISELVPSEVEEALLKKFNEDKK; encoded by the coding sequence GTGGCAAGAGTTGCTGTTTGTCCAGGCAGTTTCGACCCAATTACATACGGGCACTTGGATATCATCACAAGGGCTGCGAAGGTATTCGATGAACTTTATGTAGTCGTATTGAATAATTCTTCAAAGAAACCGCTGTTTTCAGTAGAAGAAAGAATCGACTTGATAGACCAGGTCACAAAGAGCATCCCGAATGTAAAAGTGGATTCATTTCAGGGCCTGCTGGTTGATTATGCAGAGAGCGTAAATGCCAATGCCATTATCAGGGGGTTGCGCGCCGTTTCGGATTTTGAGTATGAGATGCAAATCACTTCAATGAACAGGGTCTTGGATGACAAAATTGAGACTTTTTTCATCATGACAAATAACCAGTACTCATTCTTAAGTTCAAGCATCGTTAAAGAAGTTGCCAAGTATGGCGGGAAAATTTCCGAATTGGTTCCGAGTGAAGTCGAGGAAGCCTTACTGAAAAAATTCAATGAAGACAAAAAATAA
- the rpmF gene encoding 50S ribosomal protein L32, which translates to MAVPFRRTSKTAKRKRRTHFKLQVPGMVACPNCGEMKLAHRVCKACGTYKGKEVVND; encoded by the coding sequence ATGGCTGTACCATTTAGAAGAACATCTAAAACTGCGAAAAGAAAACGCCGTACTCATTTTAAATTACAAGTTCCGGGTATGGTAGCATGCCCTAACTGCGGTGAAATGAAACTTGCTCACCGTGTGTGCAAAGCTTGCGGAACATACAAAGGAAAAGAAGTTGTTAACGACTAA
- the rsmD gene encoding 16S rRNA (guanine(966)-N(2))-methyltransferase RsmD — MRVVSGDLKGRVLKAVPGTSTRPTTDKVKEALFNMIGPYFTGGLGLDLFAGSGGLGIEALSRGLDKVIFVDREGKAIHVINENLKSCDLEEKAEVYRNEAVRALKAIQKRELVFDFIFLDPPYKKQQLVKLLEMMDKEGLIHQEGLIVCEHASDIRLPEKIGKLVQTRNEKYGIIGITLYNVEAVDEGEK; from the coding sequence ATGAGAGTTGTATCAGGTGATTTAAAGGGCCGGGTTTTAAAAGCGGTGCCCGGGACGTCTACCAGGCCTACTACTGATAAAGTTAAGGAAGCTTTGTTCAATATGATTGGCCCTTATTTTACAGGAGGCCTTGGACTTGATTTATTTGCCGGAAGTGGAGGCCTGGGGATTGAGGCACTTAGCAGAGGACTGGACAAAGTCATTTTTGTTGATCGTGAAGGAAAGGCGATTCATGTTATAAATGAGAACCTGAAATCCTGCGACCTGGAAGAGAAAGCAGAAGTTTACAGGAATGAGGCTGTCAGGGCCTTGAAGGCCATTCAAAAAAGAGAGCTGGTCTTCGATTTTATTTTCCTGGACCCTCCTTACAAAAAACAGCAGCTGGTCAAGCTATTGGAAATGATGGATAAAGAGGGGCTTATCCATCAGGAAGGTTTGATTGTCTGTGAACATGCCTCTGATATCAGGCTGCCAGAAAAAATAGGAAAACTGGTGCAAACCAGAAATGAAAAATATGGTATTATCGGAATAACTCTTTATAATGTTGAGGCAGTAGATGAGGGGGAAAAATAG
- a CDS encoding N-acetyltransferase, whose translation MVKKVEKLKINYKTLEEFKKFKEYGHQELSMLEDLEANIVENDSDSPFYGIYFGDKLVARMSLYQVKKQFDRYFEPSQDYLELWKLEVLPDYQGKGYGKALVEFAKSFGLPIKTNPRVKSQDFWEKMGFTPVHYDVERDRGENPLVWYPAGVTEQVQ comes from the coding sequence ATGGTGAAAAAAGTGGAAAAACTTAAAATCAATTATAAGACATTGGAAGAATTCAAGAAATTCAAGGAGTATGGCCATCAGGAGCTTTCAATGTTAGAGGATTTGGAAGCGAATATTGTGGAAAATGATAGCGATTCACCGTTCTACGGTATTTATTTCGGTGACAAGCTTGTCGCACGCATGAGCCTTTATCAGGTAAAAAAACAGTTTGACCGCTACTTCGAACCTTCCCAGGATTATCTGGAGCTTTGGAAGCTTGAAGTACTTCCGGATTACCAGGGTAAGGGCTATGGAAAAGCACTAGTTGAATTCGCGAAGAGCTTTGGCCTGCCAATCAAGACGAATCCTCGTGTTAAATCACAGGATTTCTGGGAAAAGATGGGCTTTACTCCTGTTCATTATGATGTGGAAAGAGACCGTGGCGAAAACCCTCTTGTGTGGTATCCTGCCGGTGTAACAGAACAAGTTCAGTAA
- the ylbJ gene encoding sporulation integral membrane protein YlbJ has protein sequence MLKSRLKTLFLAASVTFLAVSLITFPQESFDASIRGLNMWWEIVFPSLLPFFIVSEMLIGFGVVRFIGVLLEPLMRPLFKVPGVGGFVWSMGMASGFPAGAKLTARMRQEGQLTKIEAERLVSFTNSSNPLFIFGAVSVGFFYNVQLGVILALAHYLGNISVGLIMRFYGRSEESTTKDKERNLSIRDAFAALHRTRIKDNRPIGKLLGDAVMSSIQTLLMIGGFIILFSVINKLLFHLHITGFLAKFLEIMLGMLGMTDMLSLPFISGIFEITLGSQMTSQVQDATLMHQAVITSFILAFSGFSVQAQVASILAQTDIRFQPFFFARIIHGFFAAFYAFILWKPVYERFFQDGQPSNALPVMEYLTSEGSRLAEAYSLLATAGPLITIGSLLIYIWIFGRRILQEK, from the coding sequence GTGCTAAAATCCAGATTGAAAACACTGTTCCTTGCAGCCTCCGTCACCTTTCTGGCTGTTTCACTCATTACCTTTCCCCAGGAATCCTTTGATGCTTCGATCCGGGGATTGAATATGTGGTGGGAGATTGTCTTCCCCTCGCTCCTTCCTTTTTTCATCGTATCTGAAATGCTGATCGGATTCGGAGTCGTCCGTTTTATCGGCGTACTTCTCGAACCCCTAATGAGGCCTCTGTTCAAGGTACCGGGTGTTGGCGGATTTGTCTGGTCGATGGGAATGGCTTCTGGCTTTCCAGCAGGAGCTAAGCTGACGGCAAGGATGCGCCAGGAAGGTCAGCTGACAAAAATTGAAGCAGAAAGGCTGGTTTCTTTTACAAACTCCTCGAATCCTCTTTTCATTTTCGGAGCTGTATCAGTGGGATTCTTTTACAATGTCCAGCTTGGGGTCATACTCGCGCTGGCTCATTATCTTGGCAATATCAGCGTAGGTTTGATCATGAGGTTCTACGGGAGAAGCGAAGAAAGCACTACAAAGGATAAAGAACGGAATTTATCCATAAGAGATGCTTTTGCTGCACTGCACAGAACGAGGATCAAGGACAACCGCCCGATTGGAAAACTGCTCGGTGATGCCGTAATGTCTTCCATCCAGACCCTGTTGATGATCGGTGGCTTCATCATCTTGTTTTCAGTCATAAACAAACTGTTATTTCATCTTCACATTACTGGATTCCTTGCCAAATTCCTTGAAATCATGCTCGGAATGCTGGGAATGACAGATATGCTTAGCCTTCCATTTATTTCTGGCATATTTGAGATTACACTCGGGAGCCAGATGACTAGCCAGGTACAGGATGCAACCTTGATGCATCAGGCTGTCATTACAAGCTTCATACTCGCATTCAGCGGTTTTAGCGTTCAGGCCCAGGTGGCAAGCATTCTCGCCCAGACAGATATCCGCTTCCAGCCATTCTTTTTCGCGAGGATCATTCATGGGTTCTTTGCAGCTTTTTATGCTTTCATCCTTTGGAAACCAGTATATGAACGCTTTTTCCAGGATGGCCAGCCATCAAACGCTTTGCCAGTAATGGAATATCTGACTTCGGAGGGAAGCCGCCTGGCAGAAGCATACAGCCTCCTTGCCACAGCAGGGCCGCTGATCACGATTGGCAGTTTGCTCATTTACATCTGGATCTTCGGCAGGCGGATACTGCAAGAAAAATAA
- a CDS encoding SepM family pheromone-processing serine protease, with protein sequence MSRKTSIGISILAAVLIMASALFYLPYYVTKPGMAKELEPIVEVEGGYDEEGNFMLTTVRMGRANIYAYIIAKFSKYQEIYPVEDIRAEDETDEEYNIRQLHMMDNSKTSAIEVAYKKAGKPVDYTYKGVYVLRTMEGMPADGKLKPGDLVFKVDGNPFSSSQEFIEYISSKKPGDTVKLEYKRNGKSKQANIPLKALDDGSNRPVVGIQLVDDKEIDVEPDVTVESEEIGGPSAGFMFSLEIYNQLTEEDLTKGYEIAGTGTMSPDGTVGRIGGIQQKVVAADKAGAEIFFAPFEKGAKGSNYEEALIAAKDIKTKMKIVPVDTFDEAVSYLENLKEKSR encoded by the coding sequence ATGAGCAGAAAGACATCCATAGGCATTTCTATATTGGCAGCTGTTTTAATAATGGCTAGTGCACTTTTTTACCTGCCATACTATGTAACGAAGCCTGGAATGGCAAAGGAGCTTGAACCGATTGTCGAGGTGGAAGGCGGTTATGACGAGGAAGGCAATTTCATGCTTACAACCGTCAGGATGGGCAGAGCCAATATATATGCATACATCATCGCAAAGTTCAGCAAGTACCAGGAAATTTATCCAGTCGAAGATATCAGGGCAGAAGATGAAACGGATGAAGAATACAATATCCGCCAGCTTCACATGATGGATAATTCTAAAACGTCAGCAATCGAGGTGGCCTATAAAAAAGCCGGAAAACCAGTGGACTATACGTATAAAGGTGTTTACGTACTAAGGACTATGGAAGGAATGCCGGCTGATGGAAAACTAAAGCCAGGCGACCTCGTTTTCAAGGTAGATGGCAATCCTTTTTCATCATCCCAAGAATTCATTGAATATATTAGTTCAAAGAAGCCAGGGGATACCGTAAAGCTAGAGTATAAGCGAAATGGCAAGTCAAAACAGGCCAATATTCCATTGAAGGCACTTGATGATGGAAGCAATCGCCCTGTAGTAGGAATCCAGCTTGTTGATGACAAAGAAATTGACGTGGAACCGGATGTCACGGTGGAATCAGAAGAGATCGGCGGACCATCGGCAGGTTTTATGTTCTCATTGGAAATTTACAATCAATTGACAGAGGAAGATTTGACAAAAGGGTACGAAATAGCTGGAACCGGGACAATGAGCCCTGATGGCACGGTTGGAAGAATCGGGGGAATCCAGCAAAAAGTAGTAGCGGCGGATAAGGCCGGTGCCGAAATCTTTTTCGCACCATTTGAAAAAGGTGCAAAAGGTTCGAATTACGAAGAAGCGCTTATAGCTGCAAAAGATATCAAAACAAAAATGAAGATTGTTCCTGTTGATACTTTTGATGAAGCGGTGTCGTATCTGGAAAATCTAAAAGAAAAATCACGCTGA
- the tnpA gene encoding IS200/IS605 family transposase, whose protein sequence is MKDMNSLAHTTWNCKYHIVFAPKYRRQIIYGKYKKSIGQIIRDLCERKGVVIHEANACPDHIHMLVSIPPKLSVSQFMGYLKGKSSLMIFDRHANLKYRYGNRKFWCRGFYVDTVGRNKKQIQEYIRNQLVEDYQADQLTLFEEFDPFTGQKNKNK, encoded by the coding sequence ATGAAGGACATGAACAGTTTAGCACATACAACATGGAATTGTAAGTATCACATAGTATTTGCCCCAAAATACAGAAGACAAATCATTTATGGAAAATATAAAAAGAGTATAGGCCAAATTATCAGAGATTTATGTGAACGAAAAGGTGTTGTGATCCATGAAGCTAATGCCTGTCCGGACCACATTCATATGTTAGTTAGTATCCCGCCGAAATTGAGTGTGTCTCAATTCATGGGTTACTTGAAAGGAAAGAGCAGCCTCATGATTTTCGATCGACATGCCAATTTAAAATACCGGTATGGAAACCGGAAATTTTGGTGCCGAGGCTTCTATGTTGATACAGTAGGCAGAAACAAAAAGCAAATACAAGAATACATTCGAAATCAGCTCGTGGAAGACTATCAAGCTGACCAGTTAACATTGTTCGAAGAGTTTGATCCTTTCACAGGACAAAAAAATAAGAATAAATAA
- a CDS encoding RsfA family transcriptional regulator produces MPLTRQDAWSQDEDLLLAEVVLRNIREGGTQLKAFEEVGKQLSRTAAACGFRWNSYVRKQYKSGIELAKKQRKEAKKQVKAQEVTEEAQAAASEMLSPVQEKQEKQSNLSIEAVKQYLDDLYEKAGALNSQDDQKEKIRGLEKQIYYLSAENEKLETKLRSMEEDYRALIDIMERAKKRVGPKDEEKQQKMNFQVEGKGNLEKVEK; encoded by the coding sequence ATGCCACTAACCCGTCAGGATGCCTGGTCACAGGACGAAGACTTATTGCTTGCTGAAGTTGTATTGCGCAATATCCGCGAGGGCGGCACGCAATTAAAAGCTTTTGAGGAAGTCGGGAAACAGCTGTCAAGAACAGCTGCGGCCTGCGGTTTCCGCTGGAATTCATATGTGAGGAAACAGTATAAATCCGGAATCGAACTAGCAAAAAAACAGCGAAAAGAAGCAAAAAAACAGGTGAAAGCACAAGAAGTTACTGAAGAGGCTCAGGCTGCGGCAAGCGAAATGCTAAGCCCGGTCCAGGAAAAACAGGAAAAGCAATCGAATTTAAGCATTGAAGCAGTAAAACAGTATCTTGATGACCTCTATGAAAAAGCGGGAGCTCTTAACAGTCAGGATGATCAGAAGGAAAAAATTCGCGGCCTTGAAAAACAAATCTATTACTTGTCTGCTGAAAATGAAAAATTAGAGACAAAGCTGCGGTCGATGGAAGAAGACTATCGTGCCCTGATTGATATCATGGAGCGGGCCAAAAAAAGAGTAGGCCCCAAAGACGAAGAAAAACAGCAGAAAATGAACTTTCAGGTAGAGGGAAAGGGAAACCTGGAAAAGGTTGAAAAATAA
- a CDS encoding nucleotidyltransferase produces MKAVGVVVEYNPFHNGHLFHLQQAKEESGADVAIAAMSGNFLQRGEPALVSKWARTKMALDAGIDIVFELPYRFATQHAEVFADGSVSILSAAGCEILCFGSESGDLNAFMRTISFLEANNDFFQKKIKFFAGEGNSYPKSIALAFQSLAPSESFIDISRPNNILGMHYIQAILRQESPMKAQTITRKNAGYHDEHFASATIASATSIRKALFGASGEIETIRQYVPDSTYNHLISYREEYGGFHSWEDYWPFLKYRLLQSSPEELSEFYEVEEGLENRLLAAAAASNSFKQFMESIKTKRYTWTRLQRVCLHILTNTRKDQMKSAKNTVNYLRLLGATEKGRSYLNLRKKDFGLPLVSKLSAFTDPDLKLDTRAARIYALGQNGSGQEKLLAEEFAQPPIMLKG; encoded by the coding sequence ATGAAAGCTGTTGGTGTCGTCGTTGAATATAATCCTTTCCATAATGGCCATCTATTTCATTTGCAGCAGGCGAAAGAAGAGTCTGGTGCTGATGTTGCCATCGCCGCTATGAGCGGAAATTTTCTGCAGCGGGGGGAACCTGCGCTTGTTTCGAAATGGGCAAGAACAAAGATGGCACTGGATGCCGGTATAGACATTGTATTTGAACTTCCCTACCGATTCGCGACGCAGCATGCCGAAGTCTTTGCAGATGGTTCTGTCTCAATCCTGTCTGCAGCCGGCTGTGAGATTCTGTGTTTCGGCAGTGAATCAGGTGATCTCAATGCGTTCATGCGGACGATCAGCTTTCTCGAGGCCAATAATGATTTTTTTCAGAAAAAAATAAAGTTTTTTGCAGGAGAAGGAAACAGCTATCCTAAGTCAATAGCACTTGCATTCCAATCCCTCGCTCCTTCAGAAAGCTTCATTGATATTTCCAGGCCAAATAACATTTTGGGGATGCATTACATCCAGGCGATCCTCAGACAGGAAAGCCCAATGAAGGCACAAACAATCACCAGAAAAAACGCCGGCTACCATGATGAGCATTTTGCTTCAGCGACTATTGCCAGTGCGACCAGCATCCGCAAAGCGCTGTTCGGCGCTTCAGGCGAAATCGAAACGATCAGGCAATACGTCCCAGATTCAACTTACAACCACTTGATCAGCTACAGGGAAGAGTATGGAGGATTCCATTCCTGGGAAGATTACTGGCCATTCTTAAAGTACAGGCTCCTGCAAAGCAGCCCTGAGGAATTGAGCGAGTTCTATGAAGTAGAAGAAGGCCTGGAAAATAGATTGCTTGCCGCTGCAGCTGCCTCAAACAGCTTTAAGCAATTCATGGAATCCATTAAAACCAAACGTTATACATGGACAAGGCTGCAAAGAGTCTGCCTCCATATTTTAACCAATACAAGAAAAGATCAAATGAAATCCGCCAAAAATACGGTGAATTATCTAAGGTTACTAGGTGCAACCGAAAAAGGACGTTCTTACTTGAACTTAAGGAAGAAAGATTTTGGCCTGCCTCTTGTTTCGAAGCTTTCGGCATTCACTGATCCTGATCTTAAGCTGGATACCAGAGCAGCAAGGATTTATGCGCTTGGCCAAAACGGCAGCGGTCAGGAAAAATTGCTGGCAGAAGAATTCGCACAGCCGCCCATCATGTTAAAAGGGTAA